One window of the Pempheris klunzingeri isolate RE-2024b chromosome 10, fPemKlu1.hap1, whole genome shotgun sequence genome contains the following:
- the prkra gene encoding interferon-inducible double-stranded RNA-dependent protein kinase activator A homolog → MSQEGFQSPAVQTTADTSLNTHEAQKNSPGKTPIQILHEYGTRSGNLPVYMMERAEGEAHQPSFVFSVKIGDVDCTGQGPSKKAAKHQAAEAALTILQIDAGAVSVPVKSESNGVGAETNNHPNSVGILQELALQRGWRLPEYTVLMEAGPPHKREFTVTCRMESLSEKAVGNSKKAAKKAAAEKMVAKLQSLSGCSEITWTPKPSVRFENLRNSSAEKMTLLRRNPLSIPNTDYIQMMLELSKEQGFEVTYFDIDELTVNGQYQCLAELSTSPVTVCHGTGISCSNAHNDAAHSALQYIKIMASIK, encoded by the exons ATGTCTCAAGAGGGATTTCAGTCACCAGCAGTGCAAACCACCGCCGACACGAG CTTGAATACACATGAAGCACAGAAGAACAGCCCCGGGAAGACACCTATACAAATCCTCCACGAATACGGCACCAGAAGTGGCAACCTTCCTGTGTATATGATGGAGAGGGCTGAGGGAGAGGCTCACCAGCCCAGCTTCGTCTTCAGCGTGAAAATCGGAGATGTTGACTGCACAG GTCAAGGTCCCAGTAAAAAGGCTGCTAAACACCAGGCGGCAGAGGCTGCCCTGACTATTCTGCAGATAGACGCCGGAGCAGT GAGCGTACCTGTGAAGTCTGAGAGTAATGGCGTCggagcagaaacaaacaacCATCCCAACTCAGTGGGAATACTGCAG GAGTTAGCGTTGCAGAGAGGATGGCGTCTTCCTGAATACACAGTTCTGATGGAGGCTGGTCCGCCACACAAGCGAGAATTCACCGTTACTTGTCGAATGGAGTCCCTATCAGAGAAGG CTGTCGGAAACTCAAAAAAGGCTGCAAAAAAGgcagctgcagagaaaatggTGGCAAAGCTTCAAAGTCTGTCAGGCTGCTCTGAAATCACATGG ACTCCTAAACCAAGCGTCCGATTTGAGAACTTAAGGAACTCGTCGGCGGAGAAGATGACGTTACTGAGGAGAAACCCGCTGAGCATTCCCAACACAGACTACATTCAGATGATGCTGGAGCTGTCCAAGGAGCAGGGCTTTGAGGTCACATACTTTGACATCG ACGAGCTGACGGTGAACGGTCAGTACCAGTGCCTGGCAGAGCTGTCCACCTCCCCGGTCACCGTGTGCCACGGCACTGGCATCTCCTGTAGCAACGCCCACAACGACGCAGCACACAGCGCCCTCCAGTACATCAAGATCATGGCCTCCATCAAGTAA